Genomic DNA from Peribacillus simplex NBRC 15720 = DSM 1321:
AATTCATGATTGACGGTGAAGTTTTTTTGGCAAGCCGGATCCCCATTTTGAATGTACAGGGTGAAATCATCGGTGCAGTAGCAAGTTTGAGAAATAAATCGGAACTATCCAATCTTCTTCAAGAACTGTCACATGTAAAGGCGTATGCAGAAGGGCTTAGGGCTCAGACACATGAATATTCGAATCGGCTCTATACTCTGCTAGGCTTGATTCAACTCGGTTCACATAAGGAAGCGATGGATTTCATATCGAAGGAAGTAGATGTCACCCAAGGCTTCATACACTTTCTAATGAAGGAGGTGCCTGACCCGATTATTGCTGGGTTCATCTTAGGGAAGGTTAGTTTAGCCAGCGAGCTGAAAATTGATTTTACAATTGATAGAGAAAGCAGTTTTAAAGATATTCCGTCCGAAATAGATCGGGATTTATTAGTGACGATCATCGGCAACCTCATCAATAATGCCTTCGAAGCTGTACGGGAGAACGAAAGGGAGGAAAAAAGGGTATCGTTGTTCGTCACGGACTTGGGTAAAGAGTTGATCATAGAGGTTGAAGATAATGGGAAAGGGATGAACTCAGATGTTACCGAACTGATTTTTCAGAACGGTTTTACGACGAAAAGCCATCAAACCAATTCAGGTATAGGTTTGAGCCTTGTTCAGGAAGCGATTGATGGATTAGGGGGATATATCACTTTTTCGACGAAAGAAGGGGAATATACGATTTTTACTGTTGCCATACCAAAAAACAGAGGGGGGATAAAATGATGGCCACTCGCGATATAGAAGTTTTAATCGTAGAAGATGACCTGCGGATTGCCGAGATACAAAAGCTATTCATTGAAAAGCTTGAGGGTTTTCAAACGATCGGTATCGCGTCAAGCTATGACGAGGCTAAAAGCTTCATTGAAATCATGCAGCCGGATTTATTGCTGCTCGATATGTATTTTCCGGATATGAATGGGCTCGATATCCTTAAAGAAATCAAGCAGCAAAGCAAACAAATGGATGTCATTATGATAACGGCGGCTAAAGAAATCGAAAAAGTCCAGGAAGCCATCAAAATCGGCATATTTGATTATATTATCAAGCCTGTCGCATTTGAACGTTTCAAGCAGTCCTTACTCCGGTATCAAGAGTATCACGTTAAACTGTCTGAATTGGAAAAGGGCAATTTTCCCGTAACGCAGCAACAGGTGGATAAGCTTTTGCGAAAGGAAATGAAAGAAAAAGAGAGGGAACAAACTTCACTGCCAAAGGGGATCGATCGGATGACTTTGGAGAAGGTGATGGTTGTGTTGGGGAAATCCTCCCCGGGGTTAACTGCCGAAATAGTGGCAAAGGAGATCGGGGTGAGCAGGACAACGGCAAGGCGTTATTTGGAGCACTTGATGTCCGAGGAAAAAATTGATGCCGATTTAACATATGGAACGGTAGGCCGTCCAGAACGGGTTTATGCGATCAAGTTATAAATGGGTTCGCCAAACGGCGGATCTTTTTTTATTTGACCGAATAAATGTCAGGCATTTTATTGGAATTGGATTTCATCTTTTTTTTGAAGTGTAAAAATGATGAAAGAGGAAAAAATAGGTGTGGAAAGTGTTGAAGCAGACAAGTATATGACAAGTGTCATGGCAGGGAATTGACGTTTATGACTATAGAAAATCGGTTATTATTCCTATACTTAAAGAAGAGATGCCGCCAAAGTTTCGAAATATGGAAGCAAAACCAATCCATATAAACACTTCATTCCTATATATTATGAGGAGGAAATCATGAGTAATCATAATCATAATCAAAAACAATTGAGAAAAGATATTGCCCCTTTTGAAAAATCCAATACTAAATCAAGTGTGAAACAGCTCATAAATACATTTCCGCCATTTTTCCTGTTATGGTTTTTAGCTTATCAAAGCTTAACCATTTCATACTGGCTGACCCTTGCATTGGCCGTCCTGGCTTCAGGATTCGTAGTCAGGATTTTCATCATTTTCCATGATTGCTGTCATCAATCGTTTTTCAAAAGCAGGAAAGCGAATAGCATCCTGGGTACAATCAGTGGAATCGTTACATTATTTCCGTATGAGCAATGGAAGCATAGCCACTCCATACATCATGCAACAAGCAGTAATTTAAACAAACGCGGTACAGGAGATATTTGGATCATGACCGTTGATGAATATACCGCCGCTTCATTCTGGGGGCGTCTGGCTTACCGTTTATATAGAAATCCGATCGTCATGTTTGGATTAGGTCCATTTTATCTATTTCTTGTTTCGAACCGTCTGAATAAAAAGGGCGCTAAAAAGAAAGAACGGATGAATACGTATTTGACAAATGCCGCAATCTTGGCAATTTATGGTCTTTTATGCTTGGCTATCGGATGGCAGGCATTCCTTATGATTCAGGTACCGATGCTTTTTGTAACGGGATCACTAGGCATCTGGCTGTTTTATGTACAGCATCAGTTCGAAGATTCTTATTTCGAAGAGGAATCGGAATGGGATTACGTGAAGGCTGCCATTGATGGAAGTTCTTATTATAAACTACCGAAGGTTTTGCAATGGGTAACCGGTAATATCGGTTTCCACCACGTGCATCATCTTAGTCCAAGAGTGCCAAACTATAATCTAGAAAAAGTCCATGATTCCACCTTGCCTTTGCAGCAGGCAACGACAATCACCCTTAGTTCAAGTTTAAAATCGCTTCGCTTCCGCCTTTATGATGGAGAAAACAAGACGTTTGTAAGTTTTAAAGAGATTAAGGAACGTCTAAATGAAACAAAATCTAAGGTGGAAATCAATAATAAACGTCCAAGTCTTCAAGAAAAATAAATAGTTCATCGAAAAACCATTCAATTTCCATTGGGTGGTTTTTTGATGAAACTCCTTAGTATATACTAGGGTAAAAAGAAATAGAGGCGGCGCCATGCAAAGTTGGTATCATATCTTTCCGAAGAATACAGGGCTGAGCCCTTATGTCTGGATCATTTTTTGTATCCTACCTTTTTATTTCATTTTCAAATCTTCTTCGATGTTGGAGATTGTCTTTGGAATCGTCATGATCATTTTGTTTTTCATATCATATGGTCTCTCATTCGTTTCGAAGGGATGGCCCGTATATGTATGGACGGCGATACAAATAGTCATATCCATATCCATGACCATATTTTTCAGCTACATTTACTTTTCGCTTTTTTTAGCATTCTTTATTGGGAATGTTCAAAATAAGGTTGGCTTTTTCGTATTATATTCGATCCAGCTATTGGCTACCATCGTGTCTGTCAATATTGGCTTCATCATGAAAGACCCTACCTTCTTTTCGCAATTTCCCTTTATGCTCATTTGTGTGGTAGGCGTGATTCTTCTCCCTTTCAACACGTATAATCGGAACAAACGGGGCATGCTGGAAGAACAATTGGAGGACGCACATAAAAGAATATCAGAGC
This window encodes:
- a CDS encoding response regulator — translated: MMATRDIEVLIVEDDLRIAEIQKLFIEKLEGFQTIGIASSYDEAKSFIEIMQPDLLLLDMYFPDMNGLDILKEIKQQSKQMDVIMITAAKEIEKVQEAIKIGIFDYIIKPVAFERFKQSLLRYQEYHVKLSELEKGNFPVTQQQVDKLLRKEMKEKEREQTSLPKGIDRMTLEKVMVVLGKSSPGLTAEIVAKEIGVSRTTARRYLEHLMSEEKIDADLTYGTVGRPERVYAIKL
- a CDS encoding fatty acid desaturase; the protein is MSNHNHNQKQLRKDIAPFEKSNTKSSVKQLINTFPPFFLLWFLAYQSLTISYWLTLALAVLASGFVVRIFIIFHDCCHQSFFKSRKANSILGTISGIVTLFPYEQWKHSHSIHHATSSNLNKRGTGDIWIMTVDEYTAASFWGRLAYRLYRNPIVMFGLGPFYLFLVSNRLNKKGAKKKERMNTYLTNAAILAIYGLLCLAIGWQAFLMIQVPMLFVTGSLGIWLFYVQHQFEDSYFEEESEWDYVKAAIDGSSYYKLPKVLQWVTGNIGFHHVHHLSPRVPNYNLEKVHDSTLPLQQATTITLSSSLKSLRFRLYDGENKTFVSFKEIKERLNETKSKVEINNKRPSLQEK